A stretch of the Pelmatolapia mariae isolate MD_Pm_ZW linkage group LG23, Pm_UMD_F_2, whole genome shotgun sequence genome encodes the following:
- the aqp12 gene encoding aquaporin 12, whose amino-acid sequence MSGLNASLGYFVAAVTFVVSVRFLLKKRPRFSFISEFTSSFMLVACWLEVQTIVEVGEWAGGLGPDVTLTILFVVLLTHGIICGDASGNPSLAVQKFLKLEATTVTTLLDVAAQFIGAHLGLLAAKYYWSLELTDMHMIKNLMVSECSTSLLVSVLQGFFTEFACALVLHIIHLNLCRRSALIRVPLIAVLLTFLSHSAKGYTSAYMNPSLAYGLTFHCSGFTFAEYAVVYWLGSLTGMTLAVLLYMGHIPRIFAKNLLYSQKTRFRVPKTDKAEKKKQ is encoded by the exons ATGTCTGGATTGAATGCGTCTCTCGGATACTTTGTGGCTGCTGTGACTTTTGTAGTCTCAGTTCGATTTCTCCTTAAAAAACGGCCACGGTTCAGCTTCATCTCAGAGTTTACATCTTCTTTCATGCTGGTGGCATGTTGGCTGGAGGTGCAGACCATCGTGGAGGTGGGCGAGTGGGCCGGGGGTTTGGGCCCTGATGTGACTTTAACCATACTGTTTGTGGTACTGCTCACACACGGTATAATCTGTGGTGACGCATCAGGGAATCCCAGCCTGGCTGTGCAGAAATTCCTGAAGCTTGAGGCCACCACCGTAACCACACTGCTTGATGTTGCTGCCCAGTTTATTGGGGCTCACCTAGGCCTTCTTGCAGCCAAATACTACTGGAGCCTGGAGCTGACAGACATGCACATGATCAAAAATCTGATGGTCAGTGAGTGCAGCACATCTCTGCTGGTTTCTGTGCTTCAGGGATTTTTTACCGAGTTTGCCTGTGCCCTCGTCTTGCACATCATCCACTTAAACCTATGCCGCCGATCTGCTCTGATCCGAGTACCACTGATTGCTGTCCTCCTCACATTCCTGTCCCATTCAG CCAAAGGTTATACCTCAGCTTACATGAATCCATCACTGGCATATGGACTCACCTTCCACTGTTCTGGATTTACCTTTGCAGAGTATGCAGTGGTTTACTGGCTGGGCTCTCTCACAG GTATGACTTTGGCTGTTCTCCTGTACATGGGCCATATTCCCAGAATCTTTGCCAAGAATCTGCTATACTCCCAGAAGACACGTTTCAGAGTGCCCAAGACAGACAAAgcagaaaagaagaaacagtga